A single window of Bacteroidia bacterium DNA harbors:
- a CDS encoding M23 family metallopeptidase, whose protein sequence is MTRKYFLLLCSFVFILSGCNEIKEVIKKSSPHEVYTKSLVKAGLEQTALGRQWQQTASAALSDSLIISLPYQEEGYFFADKVQATGLRFTGKRGQKMIFSLETTPPAHFRIFMDLFILKEGKSPEQVAFLGEDEFMMEFTAKSNAEYLLRMQPELLKGGRYTLTIRLQPSLGFPVAESDTRSILSFWADPRDGGARSHEGVDVFAPRGTPVVAVSNGIITRTGTNRLGGKVVWLRGEGASYYYAHLDSQMVGAGKRVNTGDTLGLVGNTGNARYTAHHLHFGIYTSGGAIDPLPFIDNRLPQPAPLTADISAPGKLMRVTAAQANLRRSPENSRPVLGGAERNTPFTVLAATEDWFRIQLPDMKLAYFHSSLAAPAGEPFSDVPAQTTDSLYEAPAPSALLVQMARSASLPVYGRYNEFYLVKTETDNWAWKRE, encoded by the coding sequence ATGACACGAAAGTATTTCCTGCTGCTCTGCTCCTTTGTTTTTATTCTTTCAGGCTGTAATGAAATTAAAGAAGTTATCAAAAAAAGCAGTCCGCATGAAGTATATACCAAATCGCTGGTAAAAGCCGGGCTGGAGCAGACTGCACTGGGGCGGCAATGGCAGCAAACGGCCAGCGCAGCATTGAGCGATTCTCTGATCATTTCATTGCCCTATCAGGAAGAAGGATATTTTTTCGCGGATAAAGTCCAGGCTACAGGATTGCGATTTACCGGAAAGCGCGGCCAGAAAATGATCTTTAGTCTTGAAACCACTCCGCCAGCACATTTCAGGATTTTCATGGATCTGTTTATATTGAAGGAGGGGAAATCTCCTGAGCAGGTGGCTTTTCTGGGCGAAGATGAGTTCATGATGGAATTTACAGCCAAAAGCAATGCGGAGTATCTTCTCCGGATGCAGCCGGAATTATTAAAAGGTGGCCGCTACACTCTTACGATCCGTTTACAGCCTTCACTCGGTTTTCCTGTTGCCGAAAGCGATACACGGTCCATCCTCAGTTTTTGGGCTGATCCCCGTGATGGCGGAGCACGATCGCATGAGGGCGTGGATGTATTTGCACCGCGCGGAACCCCGGTAGTGGCCGTAAGTAACGGAATTATTACGCGCACCGGCACCAACCGGCTGGGTGGAAAGGTGGTGTGGCTCCGGGGCGAAGGTGCCAGTTATTATTACGCCCATCTGGATTCGCAAATGGTGGGAGCCGGAAAAAGAGTAAATACCGGGGATACGCTCGGCCTGGTTGGAAATACCGGAAACGCCCGCTACACGGCTCACCACCTGCATTTTGGGATTTACACATCAGGAGGTGCAATAGATCCGCTTCCCTTTATTGACAACCGCTTGCCACAACCTGCACCCCTCACTGCTGACATTTCTGCTCCAGGAAAGTTAATGAGGGTTACCGCAGCGCAAGCCAATCTCAGGAGAAGTCCGGAAAACTCCCGGCCTGTATTGGGTGGCGCAGAGCGAAATACACCGTTTACCGTACTTGCTGCCACAGAAGATTGGTTTCGAATACAGTTGCCTGACATGAAGCTGGCTTACTTCCATTCATCGCTGGCTGCACCTGCCGGGGAGCCTTTTTCTGATGTTCCGGCTCAAACCACGGATTCTTTATATGAAGCGCCTGCCCCTTCTGCCCTGCTCGTACAAATGGCCCGGTCAGCTTCTTTACCGGTGTATGGGCGCTACAATGAATTTTATCTGGTAAAAACTGAAACGGATAACTGGGCCTGGAAAAGAGAGTGA